The DNA segment CCCGCGACCGCTTCACCGCCTGCCCCGTCGCCCGCCTGGCGACGGCGGACGCGGAGGGCGTGCCGCACCTCGTGCCGATCACGTTCACCGTGCAGGACGACATGATCCACACCGCGATCGACCACAAGCCCAAGCGGACGACCCGGCTCCGCAGGCTGCGGAACATCGAGGCGAACCCGCGCGTGACCGTCCTCACGGACCACTACTCCGACGACTGGACGTCCCTGTGGTGGGCCCGCGCCGACGGCCGCGCGGAGATCCACCACACCGGCGAACCGCACAGCCGCGCGGTCGCGCTCCTCAGCCGCAAGTACCCCCAGTACGCGGCGACGCCGCCCAGGGGCCCCGTG comes from the Streptomyces sp. TS71-3 genome and includes:
- a CDS encoding TIGR03668 family PPOX class F420-dependent oxidoreductase, producing MDLSPAEARDRFTACPVARLATADAEGVPHLVPITFTVQDDMIHTAIDHKPKRTTRLRRLRNIEANPRVTVLTDHYSDDWTSLWWARADGRAEIHHTGEPHSRAVALLSRKYPQYAATPPRGPVITIHVEAWRGWTSAG